A part of Entelurus aequoreus isolate RoL-2023_Sb linkage group LG03, RoL_Eaeq_v1.1, whole genome shotgun sequence genomic DNA contains:
- the LOC133645613 gene encoding uncharacterized protein LOC133645613 isoform X1, giving the protein MTAASLPPEMESLHRLMTASMENIIAPLKRTMDEVKIIVEDQGKRIVDLEENATQLTERVTALEAICEQLLTQNESLNERMEDASNRSRRCNLRVTNVLPSPGERNDCVQFMQNFFATVLGDVFTEPPILDRAHRIGKENPGPNPRPRVMIVRFHYFQDKMRALRADRSLLQWKGQKIMLYPDYAPATVKLRATFTKTADEAQRFYDRRIARLPDMERNTTTKPARRGRATTQERGDTGREREEENGAGLGNEEDGTHGKNGPGGEDEAMGGISVEGEYNDEVNDGEEEDGGSGSESGDNMGALDENDGTE; this is encoded by the exons ATGACCGCAGCCAGCCTACCCCCAGAAATGGAGAGCCTACACCGACTCATGACCGCATCAATGGAGAATATAATAGCTCCGCTGAAGAGGACCATGGATGAAGTGAAGATAATTGTGGAGGATCAAGGCAAAAGGATCGTCGACTTGGAAGAAAACGCAACGCAGCTAACTGAACGAGTCACCGCTCTTGAGGCTATATGTGAGCAGCTCTTGACCCAGAACGAGTCACTGAACGAACGCATGGAAGACGCCTCTAACAGGTCTAGACGCTGCAACCTGCGCGTCACGAACGTACTACCGAGTCCTGGGGAAAGGAACGACTGTGTTCAATTCATGCAAAACTTTTTTGCCACAGTACTTGGGGACGTGTTCACCGAGCCACCCATACTAGACAGAGCGCACAGGATCGGTAAGGAAAATCCGGGGCCCAACCCGAGGCCTAGAGTGATGATTGTCCGCTTCCATTACTTTCAGGACAAGATGCGTGCACTACGGGCAGACAGGAGCCTGCTACAATGGAAGGGACAGAAAATTATGCTCTATCCAGATTATGCGCCAGCTACTGTGAAACTTCGTGCCACATTCACCAAG ACCGCTGATGAAGCACAACGATTCTATGACCGGCGTATAGCCAGACTCCCGGACATGGAGAGAAACACAACTACCAAACCAGCGAGAAGAGGGCGCGCCACCACCCAGGAGAGAGGCGACACCGGCCGGGAGAGAGAGGAGGAGAACGGCGCTGGACTAGGCAACGAAGAGGATGGAACGCACGGGAAGAACGGTCCGGGAGGAGAGGACGAGGCGATGGGAGGCATCAGCGTGGAAGGAGAATATAACGACGAGGTGAACGACGGCGAAGAAGAAGACGGCGGCAGCGGCAGCGAGTCCGGAGACAACATGGGGGCTCTGGACGAGAATGACGGTACTGAGTAG
- the LOC133645613 gene encoding uncharacterized protein LOC133645613 isoform X2, producing the protein MTAASLPPEMESLHRLMTASMENIIAPLKRTMDEVKIIVEDQGKRIVDLEENATQLTERVTALEAICEQLLTQNESLNERMEDASNRSRRCNLRVTNVLPSPGERNDCVQFMQNFFATVLGDVFTEPPILDRAHRIGQDACTTGRQEPATMEGTENYALSRLCASYCETSCHIHQARLPDMERNTTTKPARRGRATTQERGDTGREREEENGAGLGNEEDGTHGKNGPGGEDEAMGGISVEGEYNDEVNDGEEEDGGSGSESGDNMGALDENDGTE; encoded by the exons ATGACCGCAGCCAGCCTACCCCCAGAAATGGAGAGCCTACACCGACTCATGACCGCATCAATGGAGAATATAATAGCTCCGCTGAAGAGGACCATGGATGAAGTGAAGATAATTGTGGAGGATCAAGGCAAAAGGATCGTCGACTTGGAAGAAAACGCAACGCAGCTAACTGAACGAGTCACCGCTCTTGAGGCTATATGTGAGCAGCTCTTGACCCAGAACGAGTCACTGAACGAACGCATGGAAGACGCCTCTAACAGGTCTAGACGCTGCAACCTGCGCGTCACGAACGTACTACCGAGTCCTGGGGAAAGGAACGACTGTGTTCAATTCATGCAAAACTTTTTTGCCACAGTACTTGGGGACGTGTTCACCGAGCCACCCATACTAGACAGAGCGCACAGGATCG GACAAGATGCGTGCACTACGGGCAGACAGGAGCCTGCTACAATGGAAGGGACAGAAAATTATGCTCTATCCAGATTATGCGCCAGCTACTGTGAAACTTCGTGCCACATTCACCAAG CCAGACTCCCGGACATGGAGAGAAACACAACTACCAAACCAGCGAGAAGAGGGCGCGCCACCACCCAGGAGAGAGGCGACACCGGCCGGGAGAGAGAGGAGGAGAACGGCGCTGGACTAGGCAACGAAGAGGATGGAACGCACGGGAAGAACGGTCCGGGAGGAGAGGACGAGGCGATGGGAGGCATCAGCGTGGAAGGAGAATATAACGACGAGGTGAACGACGGCGAAGAAGAAGACGGCGGCAGCGGCAGCGAGTCCGGAGACAACATGGGGGCTCTGGACGAGAATGACGGTACTGAGTAG